One segment of Nostoc flagelliforme CCNUN1 DNA contains the following:
- a CDS encoding chromophore lyase CpcT/CpeT: protein MNFSPQLIALGEYLAGEFDNQEQAIGEPIWYVHLRLWQRLINLFTEDSITLFAEQANIVNLDKPYRQRIMRLRQGSNDTSLEVQYYMPQDPDALRGAGNNPALLNTLTSEQLDLLPGCILTVTQETLAGDRYKFTATPLPETRCSFTYLGNSINVSLGFEATATEFHSYDKGIDPATGNATWGAIMGPYRYTKRNQYSIT, encoded by the coding sequence GAGTATCTAGCTGGGGAATTTGATAATCAGGAACAAGCCATAGGAGAACCAATTTGGTATGTCCATCTCCGGCTGTGGCAAAGACTAATTAATCTATTCACAGAAGATAGCATCACCCTGTTTGCCGAACAGGCTAACATTGTTAACCTAGATAAACCTTACCGCCAGCGAATTATGCGGTTGCGCCAGGGCAGCAATGACACATCTTTGGAAGTACAATACTACATGCCTCAAGATCCAGATGCATTAAGAGGCGCAGGCAATAACCCTGCTCTCCTTAACACACTGACATCTGAACAATTAGATTTACTACCAGGTTGTATCCTAACAGTTACTCAGGAAACCCTAGCTGGCGATCGCTATAAGTTTACCGCTACCCCACTACCCGAAACTCGTTGTAGCTTTACTTATCTTGGCAATAGCATCAATGTTTCTCTGGGTTTTGAAGCTACTGCGACAGAATTCCACAGCTACGACAAAGGAATCGATCCAGCAACTGGAAACGCAACTTGGGGAGCTATTATGGGGCCTTATCGCTACACCAAGCGAAACCAGTATTCAATAACATAA